From one Gemmatimonadota bacterium genomic stretch:
- a CDS encoding DinB family protein, which produces MNGAAVIADLRRMIGRELDGLQRQLELYPDDASVWALPDGLPNSAGTLALHLVGNLRHFIGAHLGGTGYVRDREGEFGDRDLPRSELLARLDAARTEVLGALDGVDPEVLERPFTMPNGASAPIGRFLLHLAVHLGYHLGQLDYHRRVVTGDPASASMMGVQTLV; this is translated from the coding sequence GTGAACGGCGCGGCCGTGATCGCCGACCTGCGGCGGATGATCGGGCGGGAGTTGGACGGGCTCCAGCGCCAGCTCGAGCTCTATCCCGACGACGCCTCCGTGTGGGCGTTGCCCGACGGCCTCCCCAACAGTGCGGGCACGCTGGCCCTGCACCTGGTGGGCAACCTGCGCCATTTCATCGGCGCACACCTGGGCGGCACCGGGTACGTGCGGGACCGGGAGGGGGAGTTCGGCGATCGCGACCTGCCCCGGAGCGAGCTGCTGGCCCGGCTGGACGCCGCCCGCACCGAGGTGCTGGGCGCGCTGGACGGAGTGGATCCCGAGGTCCTGGAGCGGCCGTTCACGATGCCCAACGGCGCCTCGGCACCGATCGGGCGCTTCCTCCTGCACCTGGCCGTCCACCTGGGCTATCACCTGGGACAGCTCGACTATCACCGCCGCGTGGTCACCGGCGACCCCGCCTCCGCGTCCATGATGGGCGTGCAGACGCTGGTCTAG
- a CDS encoding YncE family protein, translating into MRRGCAGAETDAGRRRGPAAIAGLALALWAGALTARPAEAQVYRVYVASESEDEVTVLRYEAGGSLEVEKVVRVGRWPAEIEGPHGIYFDPSGDWWYLTLGHGYPNGTLLKYEAGADTVVGTSELGLFPATVSLTPEGALAFIVNSNFYGDHVPSTLSIVDTHTMDEVAQTETCTMPHGSRMSPDGMYNYSACMMDDQLVEMSTVSLEVTRRLDLVTGAEVRVDGAHDMHAMHDMSGGAPAGGGMQVCSPTWTAPTDDGTRLYVACNKSHEIVEVDLADWSVVRRIPAQGAPYNLALTPDGSRLLATLKGSAHLAVFDRASGRELARIDSGQKVTHGVVVTPDSRYALVTVEGIGGEPGLVEVIDLETYTRVARAEVGKQAGGLALVP; encoded by the coding sequence ATGCGGAGGGGATGCGCGGGCGCGGAGACCGACGCAGGGCGTCGGCGCGGGCCCGCGGCGATCGCGGGGCTGGCTCTGGCGCTCTGGGCCGGTGCGCTGACGGCGAGACCGGCAGAGGCGCAGGTCTACCGGGTGTACGTGGCGTCCGAGTCCGAGGACGAGGTCACGGTGCTGCGGTACGAGGCCGGGGGTTCGCTGGAGGTGGAGAAGGTCGTGCGGGTGGGCCGTTGGCCCGCAGAGATCGAAGGGCCGCACGGGATCTACTTCGACCCCTCCGGGGACTGGTGGTATCTGACGCTGGGGCATGGCTATCCCAACGGCACGCTGCTCAAGTACGAGGCGGGAGCCGACACGGTCGTCGGCACGTCGGAGTTGGGATTGTTCCCCGCCACGGTGTCGCTGACGCCGGAGGGGGCGTTGGCGTTCATCGTCAACTCCAACTTCTACGGCGACCACGTGCCGAGCACGCTCTCCATCGTGGACACGCACACGATGGACGAGGTGGCGCAGACCGAGACGTGCACCATGCCGCACGGGTCGCGGATGTCCCCGGACGGCATGTACAACTACTCCGCCTGCATGATGGACGACCAGCTGGTGGAGATGTCCACCGTGTCCCTGGAGGTGACGCGGCGCCTGGACCTGGTGACGGGCGCTGAAGTGCGGGTGGACGGCGCGCACGACATGCACGCCATGCACGACATGTCCGGTGGCGCCCCGGCGGGGGGCGGTATGCAGGTGTGCTCCCCCACCTGGACCGCGCCCACCGACGATGGGACGCGCCTCTACGTGGCCTGCAACAAGTCCCACGAGATCGTGGAGGTGGACCTGGCGGACTGGTCGGTGGTGCGCCGCATCCCGGCCCAGGGCGCTCCCTACAACCTGGCGCTCACCCCGGACGGGAGCCGCCTCCTGGCCACGCTGAAGGGCAGCGCGCACCTGGCGGTGTTCGACCGCGCCAGTGGCCGCGAGCTGGCCCGCATCGACAGTGGTCAGAAGGTCACCCACGGCGTGGTCGTCACGCCGGACAGCCGCTACGCCCTCGTCACGGTGGAGGGGATCGGGGGCGAGCCCGGTCTGGTGGAGGTCATCGACCTCGAGACGTACACGCGCGTCGCGCGCGCGGAGGTCGGCAAGCAGGCGGGGGGGCTGGCCCTGGTGCCCTAG
- a CDS encoding prolyl oligopeptidase family serine peptidase, which yields MSSRASVRSACPRPSPSYRVRFAGLTAALVAAGMLAAPAAAQDGAAVRMAGSSSPRGAALPPLDPSNLADWKSIRWQQVSNDGAWFAYQVVPNEGDAEVVVRPTGDGEERRFPIGEPSGPAGFNPFGPAPRGPVALSGDGRWLAFTTYPTAEAAKKAKRDKKPLHNGVTVVELSTGEARSFERVRGHEFAGESPRFLVLQRALDEGEAAGSGADLLLYELATGLVTTVGSVAAYDLDETGRWIAWTTETKDRVGNGVALRDLGTDVVRTLDSDTKPYTQLAWADEGLALAVLRGTIDTTTSDTSFVALGWTGLDRGQVRTVTLDPAEARGFPTGLRISQAAAPEWSDDRAALFVGLTEPRTEKDSGNERPDVRPAAGTPGAMQSSPPDLSGEDDLPTLVLWHGRDPRLQSQQQVEESRDRRYSWLGAFRVADGSFARLATDEIREVDLLAGERYAVGYDQRDYALRDAIDGGRRRDVYALDARTGEATLLLRAQRWPVFPSPDGSKLLYYTDRHYHVYDFTTGRTRSITEGLPTSFVDVEDDHNVEDPPLAPMGWAADSRSVVLNDDWDVWRVPVDGGAAVNLTVDGRETGVRHPRRVAYDPEEKGIDFSKPVYFTAYGERTKKGGLERLRPGQRRTERLLWDDASFSVQRARDTETFVFARETFVTFPDWWAARGSFTSPTRLTDANPQQADFAWSAGARLVDYVSDKGDSLQAALFLPADYQPGQSYPTVVYIYEKLSQNLHSYSLPNETRAFNPSVYTSRGYAVLMPDIVYTINDPGMSAVWCVIPAVHAAIATGVVDEAHVGLHGHSWGGYQSAFLLTQTDLFAGIVSGAPLTDMVSMYSSIYWNTGSADMAIFESSQGRFKGNFIENYDAYIRNSPAFHADHATTPVVLLHNEKDGAVDFNQGITFFNTLRELEKDVVLLQYVGENHGLREPKNQKDYTGRMMEFFDHYLRGAPAPDWWTQGVPRLEMEDHLKARQKKPRAVS from the coding sequence ATGTCCAGCCGCGCGTCCGTACGCTCCGCTTGCCCCCGTCCCTCCCCGTCGTACCGGGTCCGGTTCGCCGGTCTGACCGCCGCCCTGGTGGCGGCCGGCATGCTCGCCGCTCCGGCGGCGGCCCAGGACGGCGCCGCCGTCCGCATGGCCGGGTCGTCGTCTCCGCGCGGGGCCGCGCTGCCTCCGCTCGATCCGAGCAACCTCGCGGACTGGAAGTCCATCCGGTGGCAGCAGGTCTCGAACGACGGGGCGTGGTTCGCCTACCAGGTGGTGCCGAACGAGGGGGACGCCGAGGTGGTGGTGCGCCCGACCGGCGACGGCGAGGAGCGGCGCTTCCCGATCGGCGAGCCCAGCGGACCCGCCGGCTTCAACCCGTTCGGACCCGCACCGCGCGGTCCGGTGGCATTGTCGGGGGACGGCCGCTGGCTGGCGTTCACCACCTACCCCACCGCGGAGGCCGCGAAGAAGGCCAAGCGCGACAAGAAGCCCCTGCACAACGGCGTGACCGTGGTGGAGCTCTCCACCGGCGAGGCGCGGAGCTTCGAGCGTGTGCGCGGCCACGAGTTCGCGGGCGAGAGCCCGCGCTTCCTGGTCCTGCAGCGCGCCCTGGACGAGGGGGAGGCCGCGGGCTCCGGGGCCGACCTGCTGCTGTACGAGCTGGCCACGGGCCTGGTGACCACCGTGGGGAGCGTGGCGGCCTACGACCTGGACGAGACGGGCCGCTGGATCGCGTGGACCACCGAGACCAAGGACCGCGTCGGGAACGGAGTGGCGCTGCGCGACCTGGGCACGGACGTGGTCCGCACCCTGGACAGCGACACCAAGCCCTACACCCAGCTCGCGTGGGCGGACGAGGGGCTCGCGCTCGCGGTGCTGCGTGGCACGATCGACACCACCACGTCGGATACGTCGTTCGTGGCGCTCGGCTGGACCGGGCTCGATCGGGGGCAGGTGCGGACCGTCACGCTGGACCCGGCCGAAGCCCGCGGATTCCCGACCGGCCTCCGCATCAGCCAGGCGGCTGCGCCGGAGTGGTCGGACGACCGGGCGGCGCTCTTCGTGGGCCTGACCGAGCCGCGCACCGAGAAGGACTCCGGCAACGAGCGGCCGGACGTACGGCCGGCAGCCGGCACGCCGGGGGCCATGCAGTCGTCTCCGCCGGATCTCAGCGGTGAGGACGATCTGCCCACGTTGGTGCTCTGGCACGGACGCGATCCCCGCCTGCAGTCCCAGCAGCAGGTGGAGGAGAGCCGGGACCGGCGCTACAGCTGGCTGGGCGCGTTCCGGGTGGCGGACGGGAGCTTCGCGCGTCTGGCGACCGACGAGATCCGCGAGGTCGATCTGCTGGCGGGCGAGCGCTACGCGGTGGGCTACGACCAGCGCGACTATGCCCTGCGGGACGCCATCGACGGCGGCCGCCGCCGGGACGTCTACGCGCTCGACGCCCGCACCGGTGAGGCCACCCTGCTGCTCCGCGCGCAGCGCTGGCCCGTCTTCCCCTCTCCGGACGGATCCAAGCTGCTCTACTACACGGATCGGCACTACCACGTCTACGATTTCACCACCGGACGCACACGCTCGATCACGGAAGGTCTGCCGACCTCCTTCGTGGACGTGGAGGACGATCACAACGTGGAGGACCCGCCGCTGGCGCCGATGGGATGGGCGGCGGACTCGAGGAGCGTGGTGCTCAACGACGACTGGGACGTCTGGCGGGTCCCGGTGGACGGCGGAGCGGCGGTGAACCTGACCGTGGACGGCCGCGAGACCGGCGTGCGTCATCCCAGACGCGTCGCGTACGACCCGGAGGAGAAGGGCATCGACTTCAGCAAGCCCGTCTACTTCACCGCATACGGCGAGCGCACCAAGAAGGGCGGTCTGGAGCGGCTGCGGCCGGGTCAGCGGCGCACGGAGCGGCTGCTGTGGGACGACGCCTCCTTCTCGGTGCAGCGGGCCCGGGACACCGAGACGTTCGTGTTCGCGCGCGAGACCTTCGTGACGTTTCCGGACTGGTGGGCTGCACGGGGATCCTTCACGTCCCCGACGCGCCTGACGGACGCCAACCCGCAGCAGGCGGACTTCGCCTGGTCGGCCGGCGCGCGCCTGGTGGACTACGTCAGCGACAAGGGCGACTCGCTGCAGGCGGCGCTCTTCCTGCCGGCGGATTATCAGCCCGGTCAGTCCTATCCCACGGTCGTCTACATCTACGAGAAGCTGTCGCAGAACCTGCACAGCTATTCGCTGCCGAACGAAACCCGTGCCTTCAACCCCAGCGTGTACACCAGCCGCGGCTACGCCGTGCTGATGCCGGACATCGTCTACACGATCAACGATCCCGGCATGTCCGCCGTGTGGTGTGTGATTCCGGCCGTGCATGCGGCCATCGCCACCGGGGTGGTGGACGAAGCGCACGTGGGGCTGCACGGCCATTCCTGGGGCGGGTATCAGTCCGCCTTCCTGCTCACGCAGACCGACCTGTTCGCCGGGATCGTCTCGGGTGCGCCGCTCACCGACATGGTGAGCATGTACAGCTCCATCTACTGGAACACCGGCTCGGCCGACATGGCCATCTTCGAGTCCAGCCAGGGCCGCTTCAAGGGCAACTTCATCGAGAACTACGACGCCTACATCCGCAACTCCCCGGCCTTCCATGCCGACCACGCCACCACGCCGGTGGTGCTGCTGCACAACGAGAAGGATGGCGCGGTGGACTTCAACCAGGGCATCACGTTCTTCAACACCCTGCGCGAGCTGGAGAAGGACGTGGTGTTGCTGCAGTACGTGGGAGAGAACCACGGGCTGCGTGAGCCCAAGAACCAGAAGGACTATACCGGCCGCATGATGGAGTTCTTCGACCACTACCTGCGCGGCGCGCCGGCGCCCGACTGGTGGACCCAGGGCGTGCCGCGCCTGGAGATGGAGGATCACCTGAAGGCGCGCCAGAAGAAGCCGAGGGCCGTCTCGTGA
- a CDS encoding ion transporter, with product MKAAAVRRLPREGPAEGPTTTPYQVFILALSVLVLFMLSVELTIPLSEEEHALLLRLDLLICVFFGIDFALTLRRAPDRRRYFLTWGWLDLLSSIPTLGLMQWGRLARVARIVRLLRGVRSAREIARFLGNARRAETTLLAAILIAIVVLGVASIGVLHVERAAGGNIRSASDAIWWSIVTATSVGYGDTYPVTHTGRILAMLLMLAGIGLFGIYTAFLSSWLLAPGEDEQERELEAIRHELQALRRELRERAGTAPVAPEPPAERVPVRPIPVADRR from the coding sequence GTGAAGGCCGCTGCGGTTCGTCGCCTGCCCCGTGAGGGTCCAGCCGAGGGTCCGACCACGACACCCTACCAGGTCTTCATCCTGGCGTTGTCGGTGCTCGTGCTGTTCATGCTCTCCGTCGAGCTGACCATCCCGCTCTCGGAGGAGGAGCACGCCCTGCTGCTCCGTCTCGACCTCCTCATCTGCGTCTTCTTCGGGATCGACTTCGCGCTCACGCTGAGACGCGCTCCGGACCGCCGCCGCTACTTCCTCACCTGGGGGTGGCTGGACCTGCTGTCGAGCATCCCCACCCTGGGCTTGATGCAGTGGGGGCGCCTGGCGCGCGTGGCGCGGATCGTGCGCCTCCTGCGCGGCGTGCGCTCCGCCCGCGAGATCGCGCGCTTCCTGGGCAACGCCCGTCGTGCCGAGACCACGCTGCTGGCGGCGATCCTCATCGCGATCGTCGTGCTGGGGGTGGCGAGCATCGGGGTGCTGCACGTCGAGCGCGCCGCCGGCGGCAACATCCGCAGCGCCTCGGACGCCATCTGGTGGAGCATCGTCACCGCCACGTCGGTCGGCTACGGCGATACCTATCCGGTCACGCACACCGGGCGGATCCTCGCCATGTTGCTGATGCTGGCCGGGATCGGGCTCTTCGGCATCTACACTGCCTTCCTTTCCTCGTGGCTGCTCGCCCCGGGGGAGGACGAGCAGGAGCGCGAGCTGGAGGCCATCCGCCACGAGCTGCAGGCCTTGCGACGGGAGCTGCGGGAACGGGCCGGGACCGCGCCCGTCGCGCCCGAGCCCCCGGCGGAGCGGGTCCCGGTCCGGCCCATCCCGGTCGCCGACCGCCGCTGA